One segment of Radiobacillus kanasensis DNA contains the following:
- a CDS encoding YflJ family protein, whose protein sequence is MHVGSKGWYVEELKSLGVRTHEGRYIEKYKAHVLANLLDEKKN, encoded by the coding sequence ATGCACGTAGGAAGTAAAGGTTGGTATGTGGAAGAATTAAAAAGTCTAGGTGTACGAACTCACGAAGGGCGTTATATTGAGAAATACAAGGCTCACGTACTTGCAAACCTATTAGACGAAAAGAAAAATTAA
- a CDS encoding DnaJ family domain-containing protein translates to MDFVTLMAEEKIKKAISEGKLDNLEGKGKPLKLEDLSSIPEDMRTSYLMMKNSGYLPEEVKLNKELVQLRELIRCCEDPDQLAEHKKRLSEKEMHYDMLMEKRKLNSSTAFKRYSGKIRNRLGL, encoded by the coding sequence ATGGATTTTGTAACGTTGATGGCAGAAGAAAAGATTAAAAAAGCCATATCCGAAGGAAAGCTTGATAATTTGGAAGGGAAAGGTAAGCCGCTAAAGCTAGAAGATTTATCTTCGATTCCAGAGGATATGCGAACTAGTTATTTAATGATGAAAAACTCCGGTTATTTACCAGAAGAGGTTAAATTAAATAAAGAGCTTGTCCAATTGCGGGAGCTCATCCGTTGCTGTGAAGATCCGGACCAGCTTGCGGAACACAAAAAAAGATTGTCTGAAAAAGAAATGCACTATGATATGTTGATGGAGAAGCGAAAGCTAAATAGTTCCACTGCTTTCAAACGATATTCAGGAAAAATTCGAAATAGATTAGGGCTCTAA
- a CDS encoding lysophospholipid acyltransferase family protein codes for MRSLWIYVYAAFCIMRSVPKLLRIDKRAESVPSEKRDVFVFETPKTVSQKVFKKTGSTIEVVGKEHLPEGPALFVANHQGLFDIPVLLGYLGKPIGFIAKEEIKKIPVIPNWMIRIHCVFLNRKDRRGAVQVINDGIDNLKAGHSMVIFPEGTRSRSSKVHEFKPGSLRLGTKSGVPIVPVAINGTYKMMEEKNGKLQGTHIQLTICNPITPEQYQGLKNSELAVQIQHTIEAAILPNQ; via the coding sequence GTGCGTAGTTTATGGATTTATGTATATGCGGCCTTTTGCATTATGCGAAGTGTACCGAAGTTATTAAGAATTGATAAAAGGGCGGAATCTGTTCCCTCTGAAAAACGAGATGTTTTTGTATTTGAAACTCCGAAAACCGTATCTCAAAAAGTTTTTAAAAAAACCGGTTCTACGATTGAAGTTGTTGGAAAAGAACATTTGCCAGAAGGGCCGGCTTTATTTGTAGCCAATCATCAAGGTTTATTTGATATCCCTGTTTTGCTAGGATATTTAGGCAAACCTATTGGCTTTATAGCAAAAGAAGAAATTAAAAAAATTCCAGTTATCCCGAACTGGATGATAAGAATACATTGTGTGTTTCTGAATCGTAAGGACCGCCGGGGTGCTGTTCAAGTCATCAATGACGGAATTGACAATTTAAAGGCAGGTCATTCCATGGTGATTTTTCCTGAAGGGACAAGAAGTCGCAGTTCGAAGGTCCATGAATTTAAACCGGGTAGTTTACGTCTCGGGACGAAGTCTGGTGTTCCCATTGTGCCGGTCGCCATTAATGGAACGTATAAAATGATGGAAGAGAAAAACGGCAAGCTTCAAGGAACACATATTCAGTTAACGATATGTAATCCTATAACGCCGGAACAGTACCAAGGTTTGAAAAATAGCGAACTTGCAGTACAAATTCAGCATACGATCGAAGCGGCAATCCTACCAAACCAATAA
- a CDS encoding SOS response-associated peptidase — translation MCGRFTLHASKEELFDQFELDQLFEEFEPRYNIAPGQRVLAIIHDGNKRRAGYLKWGLVPGWAKDPKIGYKMINARSESAHQKPSFKQLLSSKRCLIIADSFYEWKRDEKGKQPKRIAPKNRKLFAFAGLWDKWTNDEEELFTCTILTQDANDFMKDIHDRMPVILPKEKEAEWLEPKKWTLQEASHFLAQVGMEDLEAYNVSPYVNAARNEGEACIEPLI, via the coding sequence ATGTGTGGACGGTTTACCCTTCACGCAAGTAAAGAGGAATTATTTGATCAGTTTGAATTGGATCAGCTTTTTGAAGAGTTTGAACCTAGGTATAATATTGCACCAGGGCAGCGAGTTTTGGCGATTATTCATGATGGGAATAAAAGACGAGCAGGCTATCTTAAGTGGGGTCTCGTACCAGGATGGGCAAAGGATCCTAAGATTGGTTATAAAATGATAAACGCACGAAGTGAATCTGCTCATCAAAAACCGAGTTTTAAACAATTATTGTCGAGCAAGCGCTGCTTAATCATCGCGGATAGCTTTTATGAATGGAAGCGGGATGAAAAGGGAAAGCAACCGAAGCGAATTGCTCCTAAAAATAGAAAACTGTTCGCTTTTGCTGGTCTCTGGGATAAGTGGACTAATGATGAGGAGGAGCTTTTCACTTGTACGATTCTAACGCAAGATGCAAATGACTTTATGAAAGACATACATGACCGTATGCCAGTCATCCTCCCGAAGGAAAAGGAAGCGGAATGGCTAGAGCCGAAGAAGTGGACTCTGCAAGAGGCCAGTCATTTTCTAGCTCAGGTAGGCATGGAGGACCTAGAGGCATACAATGTGAGTCCCTATGTGAACGCTGCTAGGAATGAAGGAGAAGCGTGTATTGAACCATTGATATAG
- a CDS encoding RNA polymerase sigma factor, protein MKKFKKVCSPSQTFSRLLLRKQKERGERIIHEERLIKKILAGNQQAMRVLIETYRQHVFNITYSVLRDPQEAEDIAQETFIKLMDALPTYQFQGFKTWLGKIALNKAIDYKRKKQRAKEDLIYSEKEFAIPTMGSTEDQVVDHFIRRRVRDAIGELPETLRLAVWYYYIEDLSYQEISKKLSIEESTVKMRLYRARKWMKTNWKEEDFSWNT, encoded by the coding sequence ATGAAAAAATTTAAGAAAGTATGTAGCCCTTCTCAAACTTTTTCTCGTCTATTACTACGGAAGCAAAAGGAAAGGGGGGAGAGGATCATTCATGAGGAGCGACTCATAAAGAAAATTTTAGCTGGTAACCAACAGGCAATGCGAGTCCTCATTGAAACATACAGGCAGCATGTCTTTAACATTACGTACAGTGTATTACGTGATCCTCAGGAAGCGGAGGACATCGCTCAAGAGACTTTTATTAAATTGATGGATGCTCTCCCCACCTATCAATTCCAAGGTTTCAAGACATGGTTAGGGAAGATAGCTCTAAACAAAGCCATTGATTACAAGCGTAAAAAGCAACGGGCAAAAGAGGATCTTATATATTCTGAAAAGGAATTTGCAATTCCAACGATGGGTAGTACAGAAGATCAGGTCGTCGATCACTTTATTCGGAGGAGAGTCCGGGATGCCATCGGAGAATTGCCAGAAACTTTAAGGCTGGCGGTTTGGTATTACTACATAGAGGATCTATCTTATCAGGAAATCTCTAAAAAACTAAGCATTGAGGAATCAACTGTAAAAATGAGGCTTTACCGAGCACGAAAGTGGATGAAAACGAATTGGAAGGAGGAGGATTTTTCATGGAACACGTAA
- a CDS encoding zf-HC2 domain-containing protein — protein MEHVKQDEMVAYISDTLSGDVRVVVEEHLYNCDDCMAHYLECLEQEAKDIAMNESFTDKTMTIMESIYPTVSKNPVYSNTKNKTIVHYILAASLTLILVMSGVFQNALSITDGPKMQNDTPFTHKIMDRTSGFLDKWLEEGR, from the coding sequence ATGGAACACGTAAAACAAGATGAAATGGTTGCGTATATTTCGGATACTTTATCAGGAGATGTTCGGGTAGTTGTGGAAGAGCATTTGTACAACTGCGATGATTGTATGGCTCACTATCTGGAATGCTTGGAACAGGAAGCGAAAGATATCGCGATGAACGAATCCTTCACAGATAAAACGATGACGATCATGGAAAGCATATATCCAACCGTTTCGAAGAATCCTGTCTACTCCAATACGAAAAATAAAACAATAGTTCACTATATATTAGCTGCTTCTTTAACACTTATTTTAGTAATGTCGGGGGTCTTTCAAAATGCCTTAAGCATTACAGACGGACCAAAAATGCAAAATGACACGCCATTTACCCATAAGATTATGGATAGAACAAGCGGGTTTCTTGATAAATGGTTAGAGGAGGGAAGATGA
- a CDS encoding NINE protein — protein sequence MKKSPLLALLCSIIPGVGHFYMGRKLRGFIYLIAFFGSLSFVFMYMTVNYYDAEALILVPLFIWFVNIIDIIFTLMYRPGNTAQEKDFENIKQDNQRFQTILLSFIPGVGHFNLGLNQRGLTFLVGFFGIGTMVLFVSIVTHQGGFIVFLLALPIIWIYSLFDTIQLLNKKENGEALEDKTVLDDFNSLREQGKKSRMLSTVLAIFPGAGHMYLGLQKRGLQLMIAFLLSIYILDVLQLSIFLFLIPIIWFFSFFDCLQQANRVEAGVVEDVPVVDYFINHQKWIGIGLLLLGAFYLFDSILVPTLLYKISAAMQVDLSYFYHNYFQGLIVCFLLIAGGFKLIMGSRKEQKKEAKE from the coding sequence ATGAAGAAATCACCATTACTTGCATTGTTATGTAGCATTATTCCGGGTGTAGGACATTTTTATATGGGAAGAAAATTAAGAGGTTTCATTTATCTTATCGCGTTTTTTGGTTCTTTATCTTTCGTTTTTATGTACATGACCGTCAATTATTATGATGCGGAGGCACTGATATTAGTCCCATTGTTTATCTGGTTTGTTAATATCATCGATATCATCTTCACGTTGATGTATCGTCCAGGTAACACAGCGCAAGAAAAGGATTTTGAAAACATAAAACAGGATAATCAGCGTTTCCAAACGATTCTATTATCGTTCATTCCAGGTGTTGGCCATTTTAATTTAGGTCTTAACCAAAGAGGACTAACGTTTTTAGTAGGATTCTTTGGAATAGGGACCATGGTGCTGTTTGTTTCCATTGTTACCCATCAAGGCGGATTTATAGTGTTCTTGTTAGCTCTTCCAATCATCTGGATCTATAGCTTGTTTGATACGATTCAGCTATTGAATAAAAAAGAAAATGGGGAAGCATTAGAAGATAAAACGGTTTTAGATGACTTCAATAGCTTAAGGGAGCAAGGAAAGAAAAGCAGGATGCTTTCCACTGTCTTAGCTATTTTTCCTGGTGCAGGTCATATGTATTTAGGTTTACAGAAGCGTGGCCTTCAACTAATGATTGCCTTTTTGTTATCTATCTATATCTTGGATGTGCTTCAACTATCTATCTTTTTATTTCTGATCCCGATTATATGGTTCTTTAGCTTCTTTGATTGCTTGCAGCAGGCTAATCGAGTAGAAGCAGGTGTCGTAGAGGATGTACCGGTTGTCGATTATTTTATCAACCATCAAAAGTGGATAGGAATCGGACTTCTACTTTTAGGAGCGTTTTATCTTTTTGATTCGATCCTAGTTCCAACATTACTGTACAAAATTTCTGCAGCAATGCAAGTGGACCTATCCTATTTCTATCACAATTATTTTCAAGGATTAATTGTTTGTTTTCTACTCATTGCGGGAGGCTTCAAGCTTATTATGGGTTCTAGAAAAGAACAGAAGAAGGAGGCGAAGGAATGA
- a CDS encoding CBO0543 family protein produces the protein MTGTAIILSLLAYFIPKQLTRSEMYTTSLFAVVLNLVTDIFLDLKWNLYGYFDKGVDWENLIAILGIYPAVNIIFLNFFPVAKSLTKKTCYIFGWSIFGVVYEWIALQTEFFYHNNWSLLYSAVIYPILYLFLYFNWKIVREFFT, from the coding sequence ATGACTGGAACAGCCATCATTCTAAGTTTACTCGCCTACTTCATTCCGAAACAACTCACTCGATCGGAAATGTACACAACGTCTTTGTTTGCGGTCGTTCTTAACCTAGTCACTGATATCTTCCTAGATCTTAAGTGGAATTTATATGGCTACTTTGATAAAGGAGTGGACTGGGAAAACTTAATTGCCATTCTTGGCATTTACCCTGCCGTTAATATCATCTTTTTAAATTTTTTCCCTGTTGCAAAATCCCTAACTAAAAAGACTTGTTACATCTTCGGTTGGTCCATATTCGGAGTTGTCTATGAGTGGATCGCTTTGCAGACCGAGTTCTTTTACCACAACAATTGGTCTCTGTTATATTCCGCGGTTATTTACCCTATTTTATATCTTTTCCTATATTTTAATTGGAAGATTGTAAGGGAATTTTTCACATAA
- a CDS encoding alanine/glycine:cation symporter family protein, with the protein METFMEIIGKISGYVWGAPLLILLVGTGLYLTIRLGFLQIRSLPYALKLAFSPGKQDKKSQGDISHYQALTTAMAATIGTGNIAGVATAVVLGGPGAVFWMWLTALLGMATKYAEAVLAVKYRVTNSRGEMSGGPMYYLEKGLNAKWLGILFAIFGSFAAFGIGNMVQSNTVSDVLESSFSVPTWITGVVLAVLAGVVILGGVKSIGRVTSFFVPIMAAFYILGGLIIIILNFDLLPTAFSTIFSDAFTGSAIGGGLLGTAIRYGVARGVFSNEAGLGSAPIAAAAAKTDYPARQALVSMTQVFIDTILVCTITGVTIVMADMYAGGLEGAALTTESFSLFLGDAGMYIVTIGTIFFAFSTIVGWSYYGEKCFSYLFSDKSIAYYRAVFVLFVLVGAVAGLDAVWGIADIMNGLMAFPNLIGLLGLSGVVAAETKRFFKIAREEREQERAQSNAS; encoded by the coding sequence ATGGAAACGTTTATGGAGATCATTGGTAAGATCAGCGGCTATGTGTGGGGAGCACCTCTTCTTATTCTTCTCGTCGGAACCGGATTATACCTTACGATTCGCTTAGGTTTTTTGCAGATTCGAAGCCTACCTTATGCTTTAAAGCTAGCATTTAGTCCCGGAAAGCAAGACAAAAAGTCACAAGGTGACATCAGTCACTATCAAGCGCTCACTACTGCGATGGCCGCTACAATTGGTACAGGTAATATCGCCGGTGTAGCAACAGCTGTTGTGTTAGGGGGACCTGGAGCCGTATTTTGGATGTGGCTAACAGCCCTACTTGGAATGGCTACGAAATATGCCGAAGCTGTTTTAGCGGTTAAATATCGTGTGACCAACAGTCGTGGGGAAATGTCTGGTGGTCCGATGTATTACTTAGAAAAAGGACTGAATGCCAAATGGCTCGGTATTTTATTTGCCATTTTTGGTTCCTTTGCAGCTTTCGGAATCGGAAATATGGTGCAATCCAATACAGTATCTGATGTCCTTGAATCTTCTTTTAGTGTCCCAACATGGATAACAGGGGTTGTTTTAGCTGTATTGGCCGGTGTTGTAATTCTTGGCGGTGTAAAAAGCATTGGACGAGTAACGTCATTCTTTGTTCCAATCATGGCTGCCTTCTACATCTTAGGTGGACTTATCATTATCATTCTTAATTTTGATTTATTACCTACAGCATTTAGTACTATTTTCTCCGATGCCTTTACTGGAAGCGCTATCGGTGGTGGGCTATTAGGTACAGCCATTCGTTATGGGGTAGCCCGTGGAGTGTTCTCCAATGAGGCAGGTCTCGGTTCTGCACCAATTGCTGCTGCCGCTGCAAAAACAGATTACCCAGCGCGACAAGCACTAGTATCGATGACACAGGTGTTTATTGATACGATTCTTGTTTGTACCATCACAGGTGTTACCATCGTTATGGCAGATATGTATGCTGGTGGATTGGAAGGGGCTGCCCTTACAACAGAGTCCTTCTCCTTATTCCTCGGAGATGCAGGTATGTACATTGTAACGATCGGAACCATCTTCTTTGCTTTCTCTACGATTGTCGGCTGGTCTTACTACGGAGAAAAATGTTTCAGTTATCTATTTAGCGATAAATCGATTGCCTACTATCGTGCCGTATTCGTCCTATTTGTCTTAGTAGGTGCAGTTGCAGGTCTTGATGCTGTATGGGGTATTGCGGATATTATGAACGGCTTAATGGCATTCCCGAACTTAATCGGACTACTCGGCCTTTCTGGAGTGGTCGCTGCGGAGACAAAGCGCTTCTTTAAAATTGCAAGAGAAGAACGCGAACAAGAACGAGCGCAGAGTAACGCGAGTTAA
- a CDS encoding low molecular weight protein-tyrosine-phosphatase, with product MVRVLFLCLGNICRSPMAEAVFRHFIKIEGLEQDIEVDSAGIGSWHEGNPPHQGTQSILNQHSISFDGMVARQVKEQDKDDFHYIIAMDDQNIQDLKEFIPVSEGVVIKKLTDYISDKTVVHVPDPYFTGDFDYTYKLISEGCRELLEQIKQELRREG from the coding sequence ATGGTACGAGTATTATTTCTATGTTTGGGGAATATTTGTCGGTCACCGATGGCAGAAGCGGTTTTTCGCCATTTCATAAAAATTGAAGGTTTGGAACAGGATATAGAGGTGGATTCGGCGGGGATTGGAAGTTGGCATGAAGGTAATCCGCCACACCAAGGTACACAAAGCATCTTAAACCAGCACTCCATATCATTTGATGGAATGGTTGCACGCCAAGTAAAGGAACAGGATAAGGATGACTTCCATTACATCATTGCGATGGATGATCAAAATATACAAGACTTAAAGGAGTTCATTCCGGTTTCGGAAGGTGTTGTGATCAAAAAACTAACGGATTACATATCTGATAAGACAGTTGTACATGTACCAGATCCATACTTTACTGGAGATTTTGACTACACGTATAAACTCATAAGTGAAGGCTGTCGAGAACTTCTCGAACAAATAAAACAGGAATTACGAAGAGAGGGATAA
- a CDS encoding YtxH domain-containing protein: protein MGQNKMLKGILIGAVVGGAISLLDRTTRKEVMKHGKALMDYSVYYKNHPSEALQDVQDFYSGVLQKASTFTDNSVDMLKDVEDFLEKVNHISNRSSNS from the coding sequence ATGGGGCAAAATAAAATGTTAAAAGGAATCCTCATTGGTGCTGTAGTAGGTGGTGCTATATCTCTATTGGATCGAACAACGAGAAAAGAAGTAATGAAGCACGGGAAGGCATTGATGGATTACAGTGTTTATTATAAAAATCATCCTTCTGAGGCTCTACAAGACGTACAAGATTTTTATTCTGGTGTTTTACAAAAAGCCTCCACCTTTACGGATAATTCAGTGGATATGCTTAAGGATGTAGAGGATTTTTTGGAAAAGGTAAATCATATCAGTAATCGTTCTAGTAACTCGTAA
- a CDS encoding YihY/virulence factor BrkB family protein → MRGLHTITSFLRQLIRRLLEDDVFGLAAQLAYFFLLSLFPFLIFLFTLIGYLPFDKINVLGVISDYAPPDIVHMIETNLQELVEHKSGGLLSIGIIGTLWSASNGINAIIRAFNHAYNVEEDRSFIVARLIAIVLTVFMIVVIGVAFLLPIFGQAIGVYVFSMFGLSEGFLQVWEALRWGISSVVIIIVLLALYKIAPNKKVKIKNVIVGAVFATIAWQFVSLAFSYYVSSIGNYTATYGSLGGVIVLMIWFYLSGIIIIMGGEINALLRDMKHEKADR, encoded by the coding sequence ATGAGAGGTTTGCATACCATAACATCATTCCTACGCCAATTAATCAGACGACTTTTAGAAGATGATGTGTTTGGCTTGGCAGCTCAACTCGCCTATTTTTTCTTGCTATCTTTATTTCCATTCTTAATCTTTTTATTCACCTTAATTGGCTATCTTCCATTTGATAAGATTAATGTTCTTGGGGTAATTTCGGACTACGCGCCACCCGACATAGTACATATGATTGAAACGAACCTGCAGGAGCTTGTTGAGCATAAGAGTGGGGGATTACTGTCTATTGGGATTATTGGTACGTTATGGTCGGCATCTAATGGGATTAACGCCATCATTCGTGCCTTTAACCATGCATATAACGTGGAAGAAGACCGATCCTTTATCGTAGCTCGTCTTATTGCGATTGTTCTTACCGTCTTTATGATCGTAGTGATTGGAGTTGCTTTCCTTTTGCCTATTTTCGGGCAAGCAATAGGGGTCTACGTATTTTCGATGTTTGGTTTATCCGAAGGTTTCCTTCAAGTATGGGAGGCGCTGCGTTGGGGTATTTCATCTGTTGTCATCATTATTGTCCTTCTAGCGCTTTATAAAATAGCCCCAAATAAAAAGGTTAAGATAAAGAACGTAATAGTTGGGGCTGTTTTTGCAACCATTGCTTGGCAATTCGTTTCTTTGGCCTTTTCCTATTACGTTAGCTCGATTGGAAATTATACAGCGACTTATGGGAGCCTAGGTGGGGTTATTGTCTTAATGATATGGTTTTACTTATCTGGGATTATTATCATAATGGGTGGAGAAATCAACGCATTACTTCGAGATATGAAGCATGAAAAAGCTGACCGATAA
- a CDS encoding heavy metal translocating P-type ATPase: protein MNLPPSLSDKSLITHSFKLPSPFILFLKKHGELLAAIISGLLLLYVWTNQNHITESTWIVIHVAAFLIGGYAKAKEGIQETIENRTLNVEMLMVLAAIGAASIGYWTEGAILIFIFALSGALETYTLNKNEQELSNLLALQPEEALRISHDIEEIVPVASLKKGDIILVKPGERMPVDGTIIQGETAIDESAITGESIPVAKQIGSTVFAGTINGSSSIKVEMTTLSSETLFQKIINMVQSAQDQKSPSQQMIERFEGLYVKIVLVSVALMMFLPHFFLGWSWSETIYRAMVLLVVASPCAVVASIMPATLSAISRGAKQGILFKGGVYAEQLASIQTIVFDKTGTLTNGKPVVTDTFFIENDPSIYATIEAIERQSNHPLAKAIVEASRTHHQLNVPNVDFIQDESGKGVAAVIDGTQWKIGNAKLVGEDHVVTFQNGMISRLAGEGKTVVVVSRDGKVIGLFALQDTIRRNAADAIEILKKTGIRTVMLTGDQPETAKAIAKHAGIDEYVASCLPDDKVSHIVKYQNVAMVGDGINDAPALATANVGIAMGEGSDVALETADVVLMKNDLTKIAQAIDLSKKMNRIIKQNLIFSTAVILLLIASNFAQWIDLPFGVIGHEGSTILVILNGLRLLSSK, encoded by the coding sequence ATGAATCTACCGCCATCCCTTTCCGATAAAAGCCTTATAACCCATTCATTCAAGCTACCCTCTCCTTTTATTTTATTTCTTAAAAAACACGGGGAGCTTTTAGCGGCCATTATAAGCGGTTTACTTCTTTTATACGTATGGACTAATCAAAACCATATAACCGAATCTACATGGATTGTTATACATGTAGCTGCCTTTCTTATCGGTGGCTACGCAAAAGCCAAAGAAGGCATTCAAGAAACGATAGAGAATCGAACATTAAATGTAGAGATGTTAATGGTACTCGCGGCTATAGGTGCTGCTAGTATTGGCTATTGGACGGAAGGCGCAATTCTTATTTTTATTTTCGCCTTATCTGGGGCACTTGAGACTTATACGTTAAATAAAAATGAACAAGAGCTTTCCAACCTACTTGCGCTACAACCAGAGGAAGCACTTCGAATTAGTCATGACATCGAGGAAATCGTTCCAGTAGCTTCTTTAAAAAAAGGCGATATCATTCTTGTTAAGCCAGGAGAAAGAATGCCAGTAGATGGCACCATTATTCAAGGGGAAACAGCCATTGATGAGAGCGCCATAACTGGGGAGTCGATCCCGGTTGCTAAACAAATAGGAAGTACAGTGTTTGCCGGAACGATAAATGGTTCATCCAGTATTAAAGTAGAGATGACCACATTATCTAGTGAAACTCTGTTCCAAAAGATTATTAATATGGTGCAATCGGCACAGGATCAAAAATCCCCTTCTCAACAAATGATTGAACGCTTTGAAGGGTTGTATGTAAAAATTGTGCTCGTATCCGTGGCTTTAATGATGTTCTTGCCTCACTTTTTTTTAGGTTGGAGCTGGTCTGAAACCATCTATCGCGCGATGGTTCTACTCGTCGTTGCATCTCCATGTGCCGTCGTCGCATCCATTATGCCTGCCACCTTGTCCGCTATTTCGCGAGGAGCGAAGCAAGGTATTTTATTTAAAGGTGGAGTATATGCCGAGCAGCTTGCCAGTATCCAGACTATCGTCTTTGATAAAACCGGTACATTAACGAACGGAAAACCTGTCGTTACAGATACATTCTTTATAGAAAATGACCCTTCTATTTATGCTACCATCGAAGCAATCGAACGACAGTCCAATCATCCGTTAGCAAAAGCCATTGTGGAGGCTAGTCGGACGCATCATCAGCTTAATGTCCCTAACGTCGACTTCATTCAAGATGAAAGCGGGAAAGGGGTAGCGGCTGTTATAGACGGAACACAATGGAAGATCGGGAATGCTAAGCTAGTAGGGGAAGATCATGTAGTAACCTTCCAAAACGGCATGATAAGCCGTTTAGCAGGGGAAGGGAAAACGGTAGTAGTCGTTAGTCGAGATGGCAAAGTGATTGGACTATTCGCTTTACAGGATACAATTAGAAGAAATGCAGCAGATGCGATTGAGATTCTTAAAAAGACCGGGATTCGGACGGTCATGTTAACAGGAGATCAGCCGGAAACTGCAAAAGCTATCGCTAAACACGCCGGAATAGATGAATACGTGGCATCCTGTCTTCCAGATGATAAAGTGTCCCATATTGTGAAGTACCAAAACGTTGCAATGGTCGGAGACGGTATTAACGACGCTCCAGCTCTTGCAACAGCCAATGTTGGAATTGCTATGGGAGAAGGCTCTGATGTTGCATTAGAAACAGCTGATGTCGTTCTCATGAAAAACGACTTAACGAAAATCGCTCAGGCAATTGATTTGTCTAAGAAAATGAATCGCATCATAAAACAGAACCTTATTTTTTCAACAGCCGTCATTTTACTATTAATCGCTAGTAATTTTGCTCAATGGATTGACCTACCCTTTGGAGTTATTGGTCACGAAGGCAGTACCATTTTAGTTATATTAAATGGATTAAGGTTACTATCATCCAAATAG
- a CDS encoding transporter substrate-binding domain-containing protein → MKLRGFVWVLLLGLFLLAACGATNEGEEGSGGNSDEKDSKWAEIEDAGELVVATSGTLFPASYYPEGSDVLTGYDVEIMNEIGKRLDLDIKYETIGVDGMLAAVSSGRVDMVINDMEVTEERQEKFSFSEPYKYSYSTMIVRAEDLSGIEKLEDLEGKRAGGGATTVFSQIAEHFGAEVVTYGNATNDVYLRDVDNGRTDLIINDYYLQSLALQAMPEFDLVLHPDLKFHPTDQAIVLPKDAATLKEKVDGVLQEMREDGTLTELSKQFFGGKDASKKPEEEITKIEGLDL, encoded by the coding sequence ATGAAATTAAGGGGTTTTGTTTGGGTATTGTTATTGGGTCTATTCTTATTAGCAGCTTGCGGAGCAACAAATGAAGGAGAAGAAGGCTCCGGAGGAAATTCAGATGAAAAAGATAGTAAGTGGGCGGAAATTGAAGATGCAGGTGAACTGGTTGTTGCGACCTCCGGTACATTATTTCCAGCGTCTTATTATCCAGAAGGGTCTGATGTTTTAACTGGATATGACGTGGAGATTATGAACGAAATTGGGAAACGTCTAGATCTAGATATTAAGTATGAAACCATTGGTGTAGATGGGATGCTTGCGGCTGTTAGTAGCGGAAGAGTCGATATGGTCATTAATGATATGGAAGTGACGGAAGAACGTCAGGAAAAATTTTCGTTTAGTGAACCATACAAGTATTCTTATTCTACAATGATTGTGAGAGCTGAAGACTTGTCCGGTATTGAAAAACTGGAGGACTTAGAAGGAAAAAGAGCTGGTGGTGGAGCAACTACCGTGTTTAGTCAAATCGCAGAACACTTCGGTGCAGAAGTTGTAACATACGGTAACGCAACGAATGATGTCTACTTACGTGATGTGGATAATGGAAGAACCGATTTAATTATCAACGATTATTATTTACAAAGCTTAGCACTGCAAGCAATGCCTGAATTTGATTTAGTTTTACATCCAGATCTTAAATTCCATCCGACGGATCAAGCCATTGTCTTACCAAAAGATGCGGCCACATTAAAAGAGAAGGTTGATGGAGTGCTTCAAGAAATGAGAGAAGATGGAACGTTAACCGAGCTATCTAAGCAATTCTTTGGTGGCAAGGATGCATCTAAGAAACCGGAAGAGGAAATTACGAAAATTGAAGGGCTTGACCTTTAG